GCCCGCGTCATCCGCGCGCTGCGCTGAGCCTCGCGCCCGAGTCAGGGGGCACGAAGGTACTGAAGAATGCCGCCAGCCCGTGGGCCAGCGTCAAGTCGGCGACGACGAGCTGCATCACGGCACCAAAGCGGTTGTCCGGATTCAGCTCCGCGGCTTCAGTCTTCAGGGCCGTCTCCACGAAGACGGCGCCCCCTTCGACGCGCACGCCCTGGATGGCCGAGTACGGCAACCACACAGGCTCCTGTGCCAGCTCCTTGAAGTAGAACCTGTCGGCAAGCAGGGCGACTCCCTCCTCACACCCCCCAAAGACGGTGGTGTCGATGAGGCCAATCACCAGCTCACTGTCGGAGGCTCGCTTCATCAGCGCCCCCCGTGCCCCCCTGAGCTTCTTGTCTGGAATCGCAGGGGACAGGAACGTATTCACACAGTCCTTCAGGTGGACTGCCGCACGAGCCGCGACCTCTTCGGGCGCGGGCGGCGTCCTCTCCCCTTCAGCTTCACCGCGCCCCGCCTGCCCCGGAGGCAGGCCCGCGCCCGCGTCCTGTGCCAGCAGCCGGCGGAGCAGGACCGTGCTCTCGCCCCTGACGAAGGCGGCGACCTCTTCCCAGGGAACGGCGGGCGACGCCAGGAGCCACGGCCTTGCCAGCTCCAGCACCCGGGTGCGGGCCTGCTGGACCTCCTCCTCGAAGGTCGCCAGCTCCTCGGGGGAGAAGGTCCCCGAGTAGACCAGGGCCGCCATCACCATGGCGTGCCCCGCCAGCCACGGGCCCAGCCAGAGGTCCTTCCCCTCGCGCAGGCGGTTGTGCGCGTAGTCCACGGACTCGCGCAGCTGCAGGGTGTACTGCAGCACCTCCCCCGGGCGCTTCATCCGCACGAGCATGGAGAGGTTTCGCGTACGGGACTGGAGCTCCTCCAGCTTGTCGGTCTCCAGCTTCGTGACGACCCGCTCGGCCGCCTCGCGGACCGCGTTGCCAAGGCGGGTGGCCGACGACTGGATGAGCGCCGACATCTCGGCCGTCTGCTCGACCTGTCTGGCTGAATCCGCCTCCCGGTCCGCCTCGATGATGTCGAAGACCCGGGAGGCCAGCTCGAAGCCGAGATTCAACAGGTCGACAGTGGCCGCGTTCATGGCTCCCCCTGCAATGAGTTGCGCGCCGAGCCTAGCCACCCCGCTTCGTCATGTCGAAGAGCGCGCGCGCCTGCGGCCCGAGGAAGCCGTCGAAGTCCGCGGTGCGCTGCGCAATCTCGAAGTACGCATAGGGCCACGCGCGCGTGCCGCCGCCCTTGAGCGCCACCGGCAGCGGCGCGGCGTGGGTGGCCGTCTGCCGCAGCGACGTCCCGGCCGCGCCCTCGATGTCCGCCTTCATGGGCACGCCCGCCTCGCGCATGCGCCGCTGCCACACCTCCACGTCGTCCACGGAGCCGGTGAAGTGGTTCACCTTCCGGCCGAAGGCCAGCAGCCACGCGCCGTACTGGGACTCCTTCTCCAGTTCCAGCAGCGCGGCCTCGTCCGGCGGAGGCGGCGGGGAGAACCACGCGGCCAGCGCGTCCACGTCTTCGTGCGAGGGCGGGGGCGGGTCCATGGGCAGCGTGGAGAGCAGCTCGCGGGCGCGCGGGGACAGCTCCTCGGACTTCAGCTCGGAGATGAAGACGCGCGGCAGCCCGGCGGGATGGGACATGTAGATGGCGGACAGGTGCGCGTCCGGGAAGGTGTACGCGCCCGCGGCCTTCCAGCCGAGCCGCTCGAAGGGCCGGGAGAACAGGGCGATGCCACCACCGGGCCGCGCCAGGGAGCGCAGCGCGACGTGGTCATTGCGGAAGCTGCCTCCGGAGAGCTGCACGAAGGTGCGCGCGTAGGGCACCTCCGCGGCGTAGCGCTCCCAGAGCAACTCGAGGAGACGGGTGGCGTGGGCGGTCGTCATGGCGCGCCAATGTAGCGCCGCACGCGCAGCCGGGCACCGGGGCTGAAGGCTTCCGCGTGGACGCAGGAGCTGGACCTGAGGCCCGCCACCGAGAAGTTCTAGCCGCCGGAAAAAAGAGCGGCGGCGCGCGGCACCGGGTCCTTGGAGGGGACTACACTTCCGGAGTCGCGCGCCGCCGTGCAGCGCGGAGCTGCTAGAGACTCGCCTTGGAGTTTCGAGTCTCTACACCCATGGTATGCATTGACATCCTTCCCGCCACCGCCCTCGCCGCCCGAAAACCTGCGCGGAAATAGGGTGTGCCGGGCGAAAACACCAGCCTGCTGCAAGGCTCTTCACCAACAGCGCATTGCGCCACCCTGAAGCCTGGCTAATTGACGCATTCGTCACGGTAAGATTACGCCATGGATGTGTGAGAGGGCTTCGGCCAGGTGCCCGGAACTCCTGGGGTTTGAGAGATTGGCGCCCGCGTTTACGCGAGGTGGGAGACGGGCCCCCAGGCCCGCCTCCTCCCTCTCCCAGCGCGAGACCCCACACCGGGCCTCGCCCCGGTCCTCGGGAAACGAGGCGCGCGGCGAATCTTCCCGCGCGGCCCTTCCCGCCCCCGGCGGTGCGTCAGTGCAGGTGCTCGGGGAGCATGGGCAGGCCGTGGAAGAAGCGGCGCCCGCTCTCGAAGCGGCGGTGGAAGCAGGCGCGGTCCATCAGGTACAGCTCGGCCATCTCCTCTTCACCGTAGGCGCGGAAGAAGATGGCGCGGGCGTCGTCGCACGCGGCCTCGTACTCCACGCACAGCGCCTCCCACTCCTCCGGGGGCGGCTCGCCATTCTCGCGCCACACGCCGTCGCCCACGCCGTACGCGCGCTCCATGATGTCCAGCTCGCGCGCCAGCTCGCGCACGCGGGGCTCGTCGCAGATGGCCTCGTCCGCCATGGCGGTGAGGATGTGGGCCACCAGGAAGAAGCCCGCGTCCGCCGGCACCACGCCCTCCTCCCGCGCGGCGCGGAAGGCCACCAGGAGCTGCGCGTCCATGGCGTCGTCGCCGAGCTCCATCAACCGCGCGGCGAGACCCCGCCAGCGCTCCTCCGTCTCGCGGGCCTCCTGGAGGGCCAGCGTCAGTTCCTCGTCTCGCGTCTTCTTCATGGCGTGCTCCTGATCTGAACTTCCTCCAAGGTTCCCATCCGGGTCTGACGTATGGACCTTGAATCCAGGGGTGTCCGGGCTTGCGGCCGCGGGCCTCCGGCGTTGGGTGGCGGACGTCGCGGCGCGGAGCCGTGCGCTGGTGGACGCGGGGTTGCCCGGCGGTCCATGCTCGGCGCCACCGTGCCCGTCTCGCTGCGCCCCGCCACCGCCTCGGACGAGGCCTTCCTGTTCGCCCTGTACGCCAGCACCCGGGAGGGCGAGCTGGCCATGTGGGGCTGGGCTCCGGCGCAGCGGGACGCCTTCCTGCGCATGCAGTGGCTGGCCCAGACGCGCGACCAGGCCCTGCGGTACGCCGGGGCGGACCACCAGGTGGTGCTGGTGGATGGGCAGCCCGTGGGCCGGCTGCTGGTGGCGCGGGATGCGACGCAGTGGCGCCTCGTGGACATCGCCCTGCTGCCGGCGAGCCGGGGCGCGGGGGTGGGGACGAAGCTGGTGGGCGACCTGCAGGACGCGACGGCGAGCGCGCGGGTGCCGCTCAAGCTGCGCGTGCTGCGGGACAACCCGGCGCGCGCGCTGTACACCCGGCTCGGCTTCCGGCCGGATGCGGCGGAGCCCTCGGGGGAGGGGGAGCCGTACCTGGCCATGGAGTGGGTGCCCACGCCGCGCGGGAGCTGAGGCTCCCCGGGCCCGGGCGGCGGTAGACGCGACATGCGCCTGAAACACGAACGGCCCGCGAGCTGATTGCTCGCGGGCCGCCCGGTCATGCCTTGGACGTCTGGCTGCTAGAGGAACAGGTTCTCCGGCGAGGGCACCACCGTCCGGAGGTCGTACCCGGCCGCGCCCGCCTGCGGCGCCTGGGGCGCAGTGAGACTGCCTGCACCGCCGTCGCCGCCGTTGCCACCGCACGCGCCGCCGCCGCCGCCGCCCGTGATGGCCTGGCTGGCGCCCGTGGGGTTCGCCGTCACGCCCGCGGCCCCCGAACTCACGTCAATGGTGCCCGTCACCGCGGGAGAGGAGGACGACAGCAGGTGGATGATGCCACCGCCACCGCCACCGCCACCGCCCTTGCCCGCGCCGCCCGCGTTGTCGCCGTTCCCCCCCCGACCACCGACGGCCCGGAGGGCGCCGTTCACGGTGATGGAGGTCTTGCCCACGGCGACGATGACACCGCCACCACCGCCACCCGCGCCGGGGGTGTTGCTCAGCGCGCCACCGTTGTCGCCCATGGCGTTGATGCTGCCGCCCGCAACCACGCGGAAGTTGCCCGCCGCGAGGATGACCAGCGAGCCGCCGCCCGCGCCCCCCCCCACGCCACTCTGCTTGGCACCCGCGCCGCCACCGTTGACGCCAGGCTGCCTGAGATGAGCCGCCTGGAGCGGGCTGAGCCCACGCCCGGCCTGGGGCTCACCCGCCGGAGCGCGCCCCACGCCCGACTCCGCGGGACCGGCGCCAGTGTCCTCGGCGCTCGTCGCCACGATGACGCTGCCCGTGGAGTTGATGGTGACGTTCCCCGTGGCCCGGATGACCGTGCCGCTCGGGACAACGAGGCTGCTGTTGATGGTGACGTCGGTGAACTGCATGTGCTGCCTGCCGGCGAGCGAGTTGTAGCCCGCCAGGGTGGTGAGGTCGGTCGGGGTGCTGATGATGAGCGCGCCGCCCGAACCATCACCGAACACACCCGTCGAGCCCTGGGGACCCTGCGGGCCCTGAGGACCCTGCGGCCCCTGGGGACCGGTGGCACCCGTCGCGCCCGTGGCGCCCGTGGCACCGGCGGGCCCCTGGATGCCCTGCGGTCCCTGCGCGCCGTTGCACACGTAGCGCGTCAGCGCGGCGTTGACCTCACCCGCGTCCAACGTGCCGTTGCCGTTGGAATCCGTGCCGAACTGGAGCCGCGCGCCACCCGTGGCGCAGTTGGCGCCCGCGGGCTCGGCGGCGGTCGCCGCCACCGAGTTGAGACCGGCCGCGCCCTGCGGACCCGTATCGCCGCGCAGGCCCTGCGGACCCTGCGGACCCTGCGAACCGGTGGGACCCTGCGCGCCGTTGCACACGTAGCGCGTCAGCGCGGCGTCGATTTCCCCCGCGTCCAGCGTGCCATTGCGGTTCGCATCGATGCCCGCCTGCAGCCGCACGCCGCCGGTCGCGCAGTTGGCGCCCGCCGCCTCCGACGCCGTGAGCACCAGCGCATTCAGCCCCGACTGGCCCTGGGGACCCTGGGGACCCTGGGGACCCTGGGGACCCTGCGAGCCCGTCTGCCCCTGGGGACCGGCAGGCCCCTGCGGACCGGTGTCACCCTGAGGACCGGTGGCACCCGTATCACCGCGAGCCCCCTGCGGGCCCTGGGGACCGGCAGGCCCCTGAGGACCGGTGGCGCCCACCTCACCCTGGATGCCCTGCGGCCCACGCTCGCCCGTCGGACCCGCGACGCCCTGCTCGCCGCGCAGACCCTGGGGCCCCTGCTCACCCTGCGCACCCTGCGCGCCGGTGGGGCCGGCGGGGCCCTGCATGCCCTGCTCGCCGTTGCACACGTAGCGCGTCAGCGACTCATCGACCTCCTCGTCGTCCAGCGTGTCGTCGCGGTCCTCGTCGACGCCCGTCTCCAGTTTCACGCCGCCCGTCTCGCAGTTCGCCCCCGCGGCCTCCGCGGTGGTGCGCACCAGCGCGGAGAACCCCTCCTCACCGCGCGGGCCACCCGCGGGACCCGGAAGGCCCTGAGGACCCGCTGGACCCGCCGGACCGAGGTCACCCTTGTCACCCTTCTCGCCCGGGGCACCGGGTGCGCCCTGCGCGCCCTGCGCGCCCTGCGCGCCCGCGGGGCCTGCTGGACCCACGGGACCCTGCGGACCCGTGGGACCTTCCTTGCCCTCCTCACACGCCGACAGCACGAGCAGTGCGGTCAGGGGGAGTGCTTGAAACCATCTCGCGGGGCGTCGCCAGTTCTCATGAGCCATCTACGGTTCTCCTCGTCGGGGCACTCAGCGCCGAGCGCCACAGCAAGGCCCGAGCCAGGATGGCTCAGGCACAACCGTATGCGGGTCTCAGCAGGGAGTGAGGCAATTGTGGCCTGTTTGACAGCCCGGTTTCCAGCCCCCCTCCGGCGTTCCACCAGAACGCATCCGCGTCACCGCCGGACGCGTTGGGCTGCTGCAACCGGGTGACCGCACGCGTCGTCGCGGATAACGCGGATGCGTCCGGACAAGACGCGTTTTCGAGTGACGCGGCCCATGAAGGGGGGGGTCCGACTGCATGTCTTCGCCGGGCTGGAGTCACATCCGACTCAAGGGCTCACACATGGCCGGTCCTTTGCTCAGGGAGCAGGCGGCATGTTTTTGTCGCTCCTGAAACACTCACACCAAAGGTAGGCGTACGTGTCCGAGCCCTTCATCGGTCAGATCATGATGTTCGCAGGCAACTTCCCCCCTCGCGGCTGGCAGTTCTGCCAGGGGCAGATCCTCTCCATCGCGCAGAACACGGCCCTCTTCTCCATCCTGGGCACGACGTACGGCGGCAACGGGCAGACCACGTTCGCGCTGCCGGACCTGCGCGGCCGCTATCCCATGCAGCCCGGCCAGGGCCCGGGCCTGTCCCCGCGGACTCTGGGTGAGCAGGGCGGCTCGGAGACGGTGACGCTGATCTCGACGCAGATGCCGGCGCACAACCACACCCTCAACGTCAGCAGCCAGAACGGCGACACGGAGACGCCGGTCGGCACCGTGCTGGCGGCGGACTCCAGCGCGACCATCACCAACTACCGGGCCGCGCCCATCGACGGCACCATGAACCCGGCCTCGATTGGCGTCGCCGGTGGCAGCCAGCCCCACAACAACATGTCGCCCTACACCTGCATCAACTTCATCATCGCGATGGAAGGCATCTACCCGTCCCGTAACTAGCGGGCGACGCGGCTCGAAACAGGCGCGCCCCGCCCCCCACGTGACGGGAGCGAGGCGCGCCGGGTGCTTCACCTCGAAAGCAGGGCCTACGGCAGCGGGACGAGCCGGTCCACCGCCGCCGTGCCGGTGTACTCCGTCGGCGTGTTGAGGAAGCCCTTGAGCTGCACGCGCCAGGTGCCGGCGGCGGGGTTGGGCACGGCCACCGCCTCACCGGTGGAGGTGCCGTTGGCGCTGGTGGCCACCAGCGCCCCGTTGGGGCCGTAGACATACAGGTCCAGGTCGAACGCGGGGTTGCCCCAGCCGGTGCTCACGCGCAGCGCGCTGGCACCGGCGGGCACGACGAGGCTGTGGTTGTGCTCGGCGGACACCAGCGTCACGTCCGCGACGGGGAGGATGATGCTGGTGTCCACGT
This DNA window, taken from Pyxidicoccus xibeiensis, encodes the following:
- a CDS encoding GNAT family N-acetyltransferase, translating into MLGATVPVSLRPATASDEAFLFALYASTREGELAMWGWAPAQRDAFLRMQWLAQTRDQALRYAGADHQVVLVDGQPVGRLLVARDATQWRLVDIALLPASRGAGVGTKLVGDLQDATASARVPLKLRVLRDNPARALYTRLGFRPDAAEPSGEGEPYLAMEWVPTPRGS
- a CDS encoding DUF1338 domain-containing protein, which codes for MTTAHATRLLELLWERYAAEVPYARTFVQLSGGSFRNDHVALRSLARPGGGIALFSRPFERLGWKAAGAYTFPDAHLSAIYMSHPAGLPRVFISELKSEELSPRARELLSTLPMDPPPPSHEDVDALAAWFSPPPPPDEAALLELEKESQYGAWLLAFGRKVNHFTGSVDDVEVWQRRMREAGVPMKADIEGAAGTSLRQTATHAAPLPVALKGGGTRAWPYAYFEIAQRTADFDGFLGPQARALFDMTKRGG
- a CDS encoding DUF7151 family protein, translating into MRTTAEAAGANCETGGVKLETGVDEDRDDTLDDEEVDESLTRYVCNGEQGMQGPAGPTGAQGAQGEQGPQGLRGEQGVAGPTGERGPQGIQGEVGATGPQGPAGPQGPQGARGDTGATGPQGDTGPQGPAGPQGQTGSQGPQGPQGPQGPQGQSGLNALVLTASEAAGANCATGGVRLQAGIDANRNGTLDAGEIDAALTRYVCNGAQGPTGSQGPQGPQGLRGDTGPQGAAGLNSVAATAAEPAGANCATGGARLQFGTDSNGNGTLDAGEVNAALTRYVCNGAQGPQGIQGPAGATGATGATGATGPQGPQGPQGPQGPQGSTGVFGDGSGGALIISTPTDLTTLAGYNSLAGRQHMQFTDVTINSSLVVPSGTVIRATGNVTINSTGSVIVATSAEDTGAGPAESGVGRAPAGEPQAGRGLSPLQAAHLRQPGVNGGGAGAKQSGVGGGAGGGSLVILAAGNFRVVAGGSINAMGDNGGALSNTPGAGGGGGGVIVAVGKTSITVNGALRAVGGRGGNGDNAGGAGKGGGGGGGGGIIHLLSSSSPAVTGTIDVSSGAAGVTANPTGASQAITGGGGGGACGGNGGDGGAGSLTAPQAPQAGAAGYDLRTVVPSPENLFL
- a CDS encoding phage tail protein; its protein translation is MSEPFIGQIMMFAGNFPPRGWQFCQGQILSIAQNTALFSILGTTYGGNGQTTFALPDLRGRYPMQPGQGPGLSPRTLGEQGGSETVTLISTQMPAHNHTLNVSSQNGDTETPVGTVLAADSSATITNYRAAPIDGTMNPASIGVAGGSQPHNNMSPYTCINFIIAMEGIYPSRN